From the genome of Haemophilus parainfluenzae, one region includes:
- a CDS encoding M48 family metallopeptidase, whose amino-acid sequence MKKQLKSFAFAVLAGAVITSCADSASINQEAASSYTQEMGKIRSQGAIDTTSNTARRIHHVFNKMVPYANQANETGLKFNWQINVIKSKELNAWAMPGGKMAFYTGLVDTLQLNDNEIAVVMGHEMAHALKEHGKAKANFGTMSAIAGAIGGTALSVVVGADVTDLVTLTKDFALDKPYSRSAETEADEVGLMLMARSGYNPQVAPGLWQKMAKASGGSKGALDVLASTHPSDESRQENLQRLLPEAMELYKAAKNKNG is encoded by the coding sequence ATGAAAAAACAACTCAAAAGTTTTGCTTTTGCTGTATTAGCAGGGGCGGTTATCACGTCTTGTGCGGATTCTGCCTCAATCAATCAAGAAGCAGCAAGTAGCTACACACAAGAAATGGGGAAAATTCGCTCACAAGGTGCGATTGATACCACATCAAATACCGCAAGACGTATTCATCATGTCTTTAACAAAATGGTGCCTTATGCAAACCAAGCGAATGAAACTGGCTTAAAGTTTAATTGGCAAATCAATGTCATTAAATCTAAAGAGCTCAATGCTTGGGCTATGCCAGGCGGAAAAATGGCTTTCTACACAGGATTAGTGGATACTTTACAACTAAACGATAATGAAATCGCGGTTGTAATGGGTCATGAAATGGCTCACGCCTTAAAAGAGCACGGTAAAGCCAAAGCCAACTTCGGCACCATGAGTGCGATTGCTGGCGCTATTGGTGGAACAGCTCTGTCTGTTGTCGTTGGAGCCGACGTGACTGATTTAGTCACACTGACTAAAGACTTTGCTTTAGATAAGCCTTACTCTCGTAGCGCTGAAACTGAAGCCGATGAAGTGGGCCTCATGTTAATGGCTCGCTCAGGTTACAATCCACAAGTCGCGCCTGGTTTATGGCAAAAAATGGCTAAAGCCTCTGGTGGCTCTAAAGGCGCACTTGATGTGTTAGCTTCTACTCACCCGAGTGATGAATCTCGTCAAGAAAACTTACAACGCTTATTACCAGAAGCGATGGAGCTTTATAAAGCGGCAAAAAATAAAAATGGCTAA
- the mtr gene encoding tryptophan permease, which translates to MTIKKSPSLLGGAMIIAGTAIGAGMLANPTSTAGVWFIGSILALVYTWFCMTTSGLMILEANLHYPTGSSFDTIVKDLLGKGWNIINGLSVAFVLYILTYAYITSGGGITQNLLNQALGSAESAVDIGRTSGSLIFCFILAAFVWLSTKAVDRFTTILIVGMVVAFFLSTAGLLSSVKTEVLFNTIAEGEQSYLPYLLTALPVCLVSFGFHGNVPSLVKYYDRDGRRVMKSIFIGTGLALVIYILWQLAVQGNLPRTEFAPVIAKGGDVSALLEALHKYIEVEYIAVVLNFFAYMAIATSFLGVTLGLFDYIADLFKFDDSLLGRTKTTLVTFLPPLLLSLQFPYGFVIAIGYAGLAATIWAAIVPALLAKASRQKFPNATYKVYGGNFMIGFVILFGVLNIVAQVGANLGWFASFAG; encoded by the coding sequence ATGACAATAAAAAAATCTCCTTCTTTATTAGGCGGCGCCATGATTATTGCGGGTACCGCGATTGGTGCAGGTATGCTCGCTAATCCAACTTCGACGGCGGGCGTATGGTTTATCGGCTCTATTCTGGCTTTGGTTTACACCTGGTTTTGTATGACCACATCAGGTTTGATGATCTTAGAAGCCAACTTACATTATCCTACCGGCTCAAGCTTTGACACCATCGTGAAAGATTTGTTAGGAAAAGGTTGGAATATTATCAATGGTCTTTCCGTTGCTTTCGTGTTGTATATTTTAACCTATGCCTATATCACCTCTGGCGGCGGTATTACACAAAACTTGCTCAATCAAGCCTTGGGTTCCGCTGAAAGTGCGGTCGATATTGGACGTACTTCTGGTTCCTTGATTTTCTGTTTTATTCTTGCAGCTTTCGTCTGGCTTTCTACTAAAGCAGTGGATCGTTTCACAACCATTTTGATTGTTGGAATGGTGGTGGCTTTCTTCCTTTCTACCGCAGGCTTATTGAGCTCTGTAAAAACAGAGGTGTTATTCAATACCATTGCGGAAGGTGAACAAAGCTATTTGCCTTATTTATTGACCGCACTTCCAGTTTGCTTGGTGTCTTTTGGTTTCCACGGAAATGTACCGAGCCTCGTCAAATATTACGATCGTGATGGTCGTCGCGTGATGAAATCGATCTTTATTGGTACAGGTTTAGCCTTAGTGATTTACATTTTATGGCAGCTTGCGGTGCAAGGTAATTTACCGCGTACCGAGTTTGCTCCGGTGATTGCAAAAGGTGGCGATGTATCAGCATTATTAGAAGCGTTACACAAATACATTGAAGTAGAATACATTGCCGTTGTGTTGAATTTCTTTGCTTATATGGCTATTGCGACTTCATTCTTAGGGGTGACTTTAGGGTTATTTGATTATATTGCTGATTTATTTAAATTTGATGACAGCTTATTAGGCAGAACCAAAACCACATTGGTGACATTCTTACCGCCACTATTGTTAAGTTTACAATTCCCTTATGGCTTTGTGATCGCTATTGGTTATGCCGGATTAGCTGCAACCATTTGGGCAGCAATCGTACCAGCACTGCTTGCTAAAGCCAGTCGTCAAAAATTCCCAAATGCAACTTATAAAGTGTATGGCGGTAATTTTATGATTGGCTTTGTGATCTTATTCGGTGTGTTAAATATTGTGGCACAAGTAGGCGCAAACTTAGGATGGTTTGCAAGTTTCGCAGGATAA
- a CDS encoding class I SAM-dependent methyltransferase → MNNKTSVYDKENFFALYQKLRSNPISLNEIVEKPTMLSLLPDLQGKKLLDLGCGTGGHLQLYLERGANKVIGTDLSEKMLEQAEKDLQKCGQFSGRFSLYQLPMEKLPELPESDFDVITSSFAFHYIEDFPALLASIANKLKPNGTLVFSQEHPITTCHKEGERWEKNEKKQQAAYRLNHYRDEGLRERNWFQQPFKTYHRTTATIINDLIAAGFQIEQMAEPMLADQPQWHDEFKDLRHRPPLLFIKARKVINLIK, encoded by the coding sequence ATGAATAACAAAACGAGTGTTTACGATAAAGAAAACTTCTTTGCGCTTTATCAAAAACTTCGATCTAATCCCATCAGTCTCAATGAAATAGTGGAAAAGCCAACGATGCTTTCCCTGTTACCTGATTTGCAAGGGAAGAAATTACTCGACCTAGGCTGTGGCACTGGCGGGCATTTACAACTTTATCTAGAACGAGGTGCGAATAAAGTGATTGGAACCGATCTTTCCGAAAAAATGCTCGAACAAGCTGAAAAAGATCTGCAAAAGTGCGGTCAATTTTCTGGACGTTTTTCGTTATATCAGTTACCAATGGAAAAATTACCGGAATTGCCAGAAAGTGATTTTGATGTCATTACCAGCTCTTTTGCTTTTCATTATATTGAAGATTTTCCCGCTTTATTAGCTTCGATTGCCAACAAACTTAAGCCTAATGGTACATTAGTTTTTTCCCAGGAGCATCCGATTACCACTTGCCATAAAGAAGGGGAGCGCTGGGAAAAAAATGAGAAAAAACAGCAAGCCGCTTATCGTTTAAATCATTACCGTGATGAAGGGCTAAGAGAGAGAAATTGGTTTCAACAACCTTTTAAAACCTATCACCGCACGACGGCAACGATTATTAATGATTTAATTGCTGCAGGTTTTCAAATTGAACAAATGGCTGAACCCATGTTAGCTGATCAGCCACAATGGCATGATGAATTTAAAGATTTGCGGCATCGTCCCCCTTTATTGTTTATTAAAGCAAGAAAAGTAATAAATTTGATAAAATAA
- the rpsB gene encoding 30S ribosomal protein S2, producing MAQVSMRDMINAGVHFGHQTRYWNPQMKPFIFGARNGVHIINLEKTLPLFNEALAELTRIASNNGKVLFVGTKRAAQEAVQAAALDCQQYYVNHRWLGGMLTNWKTVRQSIKRLKDLETQSQDGTFDKLTKKEALMRTREMEKLELSLGGIKDMGGLPDALFVIGADHEHIAVKEANNLGIPVFAIVDTNSTPAGVDFVIPGNDDATRAIQLYVSAAAAAVKEGRGNEAQVAEELAADAE from the coding sequence ATGGCACAAGTTTCAATGCGCGACATGATCAACGCGGGCGTACACTTCGGACACCAAACTCGTTACTGGAACCCACAAATGAAACCTTTCATTTTTGGTGCTCGTAACGGTGTTCATATCATCAACTTAGAAAAAACTTTACCTTTATTCAACGAAGCTTTAGCGGAATTAACCCGTATTGCTAGCAACAACGGTAAAGTATTATTCGTTGGTACTAAACGCGCGGCTCAAGAAGCAGTACAAGCTGCAGCATTAGACTGTCAACAATATTATGTAAACCACCGTTGGTTAGGTGGTATGTTGACTAACTGGAAAACCGTTCGTCAATCAATTAAACGTTTAAAAGATTTAGAAACTCAATCTCAAGACGGTACTTTTGACAAATTAACCAAAAAAGAAGCGTTAATGCGTACCCGTGAGATGGAAAAACTTGAATTAAGCCTTGGCGGTATCAAAGATATGGGCGGCTTACCAGATGCGTTATTCGTTATCGGTGCAGACCACGAACATATCGCTGTTAAAGAAGCAAACAACCTAGGTATTCCTGTGTTTGCTATCGTTGATACTAACTCAACTCCAGCTGGCGTAGATTTCGTTATCCCTGGTAACGATGATGCGACTCGTGCTATCCAACTTTACGTTTCTGCAGCTGCAGCAGCGGTTAAAGAAGGTCGTGGTAACGAAGCTCAAGTTGCTGAAGAATTAGCAGCTGACGCAGAATAA
- the tsf gene encoding translation elongation factor Ts translates to MAEITASLVKELRERTGAGMMECKKALVEANGDIELAIDNMRKSGQAKAAKKAGRVAAEGVILARVQNGFGVLVEMNCETDFVAKDAGFLGLANEVADFAAAHKGTTIEALQAQFEEKRAALVAKIGENMNIRRVAYLEGQVIAQYLHGAKIGVLVAGEGSEDELKKVAMHVAASKPEFVNPEDVPADVVEHERQIQIDIAVNSGKPKEIAEKMVEGRMKKFTGEVSLTGQPFVMDPSVSVGDFLKSVNTSVSNFIRLEVGEGIEKKEEDFAAEVAKITGGNA, encoded by the coding sequence ATGGCTGAAATCACAGCATCATTAGTAAAAGAACTTCGTGAACGTACCGGTGCCGGTATGATGGAATGTAAAAAAGCATTAGTTGAAGCAAACGGTGATATCGAGTTAGCAATCGACAACATGCGTAAATCTGGTCAAGCTAAAGCTGCTAAAAAAGCAGGCCGTGTTGCAGCTGAAGGTGTTATCCTTGCTCGTGTACAAAATGGTTTCGGTGTATTAGTTGAAATGAACTGTGAAACTGACTTCGTAGCAAAAGATGCTGGCTTCTTAGGTTTAGCAAACGAAGTGGCTGATTTCGCAGCTGCACACAAAGGTACCACTATCGAAGCATTACAAGCACAATTTGAAGAAAAACGTGCTGCATTAGTGGCTAAAATCGGTGAGAACATGAACATCCGTCGTGTTGCTTACTTAGAAGGTCAAGTTATTGCTCAATACTTACACGGTGCAAAAATCGGTGTATTAGTTGCAGGTGAAGGTTCAGAAGATGAACTTAAAAAAGTGGCAATGCACGTAGCAGCATCTAAACCAGAATTCGTGAACCCAGAAGATGTACCTGCAGATGTTGTTGAACACGAGCGTCAAATTCAAATTGATATCGCAGTTAACTCTGGTAAACCAAAAGAAATCGCAGAGAAAATGGTTGAAGGCCGTATGAAGAAATTCACTGGTGAAGTTTCATTAACAGGTCAACCATTCGTAATGGATCCTTCTGTATCTGTAGGCGACTTCTTAAAATCAGTAAACACTTCTGTGTCTAACTTCATCCGTTTAGAAGTGGGTGAAGGTATCGAGAAAAAAGAAGAAGATTTCGCAGCTGAAGTTGCAAAAATCACTGGCGGTAACGCTTAA
- a CDS encoding phosphoethanolamine transferase produces MKISKTSQILTALFSLACAVAAGYLILRGSGMFPEPSISLILLTAIFIILLSSSRKSFYFILLPLVCLHAIYTPTGLNFGAPSYQYIASVLATDMLETKEFLLQIPVSSYLAALAIPLLVFLHYKSAVKFGVKFYRNKTFIALATLLIGYNLPIAAPLKETIDSSVEIVNEWQKLKKMSQESSWGQSTLENSKYQDYVIILGESARKDYLHAYGYPVNDTPFMSSANGTLIDGMTSAGTNTVASLRLMLTLPDKEKWEPNYDLSLVDLIKSAGLKTYWLSNQGFLGEYDTPVASLASKSDETIFLKKGGSFNSTNYSDFDLIPKFAQVLEDPTQGKRFIVLHIYGSHPLACDRVEDYPKIFNDNDIEKKNEYLNCYITSIKKTDDFIKKVYETLKENEQKTHRTFSMIYFSDHGLCHQEDDKHGVTLFNQNCHSQLHHNIPLFKISSDDTARKEYKAFKSGLNFLEGIANWIGIKNPKLTLEEDLFSEQADKDDYGLKKLIEEKYRKDADPAIDIRPKK; encoded by the coding sequence ATGAAGATTTCAAAAACCTCACAAATTTTAACCGCACTTTTTTCTTTGGCTTGTGCCGTTGCTGCCGGTTATTTGATTTTACGAGGTTCAGGGATGTTTCCTGAGCCATCTATTAGTCTGATTTTACTCACGGCTATTTTCATTATTTTATTAAGTAGTAGCCGAAAATCTTTCTATTTTATTTTATTACCCTTAGTTTGCTTACACGCAATTTATACGCCGACAGGCTTAAATTTTGGTGCGCCAAGCTACCAATATATCGCTTCGGTTCTTGCAACAGATATGTTGGAAACCAAAGAATTTCTGCTACAAATTCCAGTAAGTAGCTATTTAGCCGCATTGGCTATTCCACTATTAGTCTTTTTACATTACAAAAGTGCGGTCAAATTTGGCGTAAAATTTTATCGCAATAAAACATTCATTGCCCTCGCTACCTTGTTGATTGGCTACAACTTACCGATTGCTGCGCCATTAAAAGAAACAATAGATTCGAGTGTAGAAATTGTTAATGAATGGCAAAAATTGAAAAAAATGTCACAGGAAAGCAGCTGGGGACAATCCACATTAGAAAATTCTAAATACCAAGATTATGTGATTATTTTGGGTGAAAGTGCACGAAAAGACTACTTGCATGCGTATGGATACCCCGTCAATGACACACCATTTATGTCATCTGCAAATGGTACACTGATTGATGGCATGACATCCGCTGGAACCAACACTGTCGCCTCATTGCGCTTGATGCTAACTTTACCAGACAAAGAAAAGTGGGAGCCAAACTATGATTTAAGCTTAGTGGATCTCATTAAGTCTGCAGGTCTGAAAACCTACTGGCTGTCTAATCAAGGTTTCTTAGGTGAATATGACACGCCAGTTGCTTCGCTTGCCTCAAAATCTGATGAAACCATTTTCTTGAAAAAAGGTGGGAGCTTTAATTCTACAAACTACAGCGATTTTGATTTAATTCCTAAATTTGCTCAAGTTTTAGAAGATCCAACGCAAGGTAAACGCTTTATTGTGTTACACATTTATGGTTCACATCCGCTTGCTTGCGATCGCGTTGAAGATTATCCGAAAATTTTCAATGATAATGACATTGAGAAAAAGAACGAATACTTAAATTGCTATATTACATCCATTAAGAAAACCGATGATTTCATCAAGAAAGTGTATGAAACGCTCAAAGAAAACGAGCAAAAAACACACCGCACTTTCTCCATGATTTATTTTTCAGATCATGGTTTATGTCATCAGGAAGATGATAAACATGGCGTCACCTTGTTTAACCAAAACTGTCACAGCCAATTACATCATAATATTCCGCTCTTTAAGATTTCATCTGATGATACGGCACGTAAAGAATATAAAGCCTTTAAATCTGGTTTGAATTTCTTAGAAGGTATTGCTAATTGGATTGGAATTAAAAATCCGAAGCTCACATTAGAAGAAGATTTATTCTCTGAACAAGCTGACAAAGATGACTATGGACTGAAAAAACTAATTGAAGAAAAATATCGTAAAGATGCAGACCCTGCCATCGATATTCGTCCAAAGAAATAG
- the pyrH gene encoding UMP kinase, which translates to MSQPIYKRILLKLSGEALQGDEGFGIDPSILDRMALEIKELIEMGVEVGVVLGGGNLFRGAKLAKAGMNRVVGDHMGMLATVMNGLAMRDALHRADVNAKLMSAFQLNGICDTYNWSEAIKMLREKRVVIFSAGTGSPFFTTDSAACLRGIEIEADIVLKATKVDGVYDCDPAKNPNAKLYHKLSYAEVIDKELQVMDLAAFTLARDHGMPIRVFNMCKPGALRKVVLGTEEGTTIS; encoded by the coding sequence ATGAGCCAACCAATTTACAAACGTATTTTATTGAAATTAAGTGGTGAAGCATTACAAGGAGATGAGGGTTTCGGTATCGATCCTTCAATCCTTGATCGTATGGCGTTAGAGATTAAAGAACTAATTGAAATGGGCGTGGAAGTTGGTGTTGTGCTCGGCGGTGGTAACTTATTCCGTGGCGCAAAATTAGCTAAAGCCGGCATGAATCGCGTGGTGGGCGACCATATGGGAATGCTTGCAACCGTGATGAATGGTTTGGCAATGCGTGATGCGCTTCACCGTGCAGATGTGAATGCAAAATTAATGTCTGCATTCCAATTAAATGGGATTTGCGATACCTATAACTGGTCTGAAGCCATCAAAATGTTGCGTGAAAAACGTGTAGTCATTTTCTCAGCCGGTACAGGTAGCCCGTTCTTTACTACAGATTCTGCAGCATGCTTGCGTGGTATCGAAATTGAAGCGGATATCGTGTTAAAAGCGACCAAAGTTGATGGTGTATATGATTGCGACCCAGCAAAAAATCCTAATGCGAAGCTATACCATAAATTATCTTATGCAGAAGTGATTGATAAAGAATTACAAGTAATGGATTTAGCTGCATTTACACTTGCGCGTGACCACGGTATGCCAATTCGTGTATTTAATATGTGTAAACCAGGTGCGTTACGTAAAGTGGTACTCGGTACAGAAGAAGGTACAACGATTAGTTAA
- the frr gene encoding ribosome recycling factor, giving the protein MINEIKQDAEARMEKSLEALRGHIAKIRTGRAQPSLLDAIQVEYYGAATPLRQLANVVAEDARTLAVTVFDRSLISAVEKAILTSDLGLNPSSAGTTIRVPLPPLTEERRRDLIKIVKSEGEQGKVAIRNVRRDANDKIKALLKDKEISENDQHKAEEIIQKVTDSYIKKVDEILADKEKELMDF; this is encoded by the coding sequence ATGATTAATGAAATCAAACAAGATGCTGAAGCTCGCATGGAAAAAAGCCTCGAAGCGTTGCGTGGGCATATTGCAAAAATCCGTACAGGCCGTGCACAACCAAGCTTATTAGACGCAATCCAAGTGGAATACTATGGTGCAGCGACACCACTTCGTCAATTAGCCAACGTTGTTGCAGAAGATGCACGTACTTTAGCGGTAACAGTATTTGACCGTTCTTTAATCAGTGCAGTAGAAAAAGCAATTTTAACCTCTGATTTAGGTTTAAACCCATCTTCAGCAGGTACAACAATTCGCGTGCCTCTTCCTCCATTAACTGAAGAACGCCGTCGTGATTTAATCAAAATCGTAAAAAGCGAAGGTGAGCAAGGTAAAGTTGCAATTCGTAATGTGCGTCGTGATGCAAATGATAAAATCAAAGCATTATTAAAAGACAAAGAAATCAGCGAAAACGATCAACACAAAGCAGAAGAAATCATTCAAAAAGTGACTGATAGCTATATCAAAAAAGTGGATGAGATCTTAGCAGATAAAGAAAAAGAATTAATGGATTTCTAA
- the ispC gene encoding 1-deoxy-D-xylulose-5-phosphate reductoisomerase — translation MQKQNLVILGATGSIGHSTLSVIEHNPDKYHAFALVGGKNVETMFKQCVKFQPHFAALDDENAAKVLREKLASHHIRTEVLAGQKAICELAAHPDGDQVMAAIVGAAGLLPTLSAVKASKKVLLANKESLVTCGQLFIDAVKQSKAKLLPVDSEHNAIFQSLPPEAQEKVGFCPLKELGVSKIVLTGSGGPFRYTPLNEFEHITPAQAVAHPNWSMGKKISVDSATMINKGLEYIEARWLFNASADEMEVIIHPQSIIHSMVRYVDGSVIAQMGNPDMRTPIAETMAYPNRTVSGVEPLDFFKIKELTFIEPDFNRYPNLKLAIDAFAEGQYATTAMNAANEIAVQAFLDGYIKFTDIAKINQASVEKMPSSIISSIDDVLAVDKQARELADSLIKKLM, via the coding sequence ATGCAAAAACAAAATCTTGTTATTTTAGGAGCAACCGGTTCTATTGGTCATAGCACCCTTTCTGTTATCGAACATAATCCTGACAAATACCATGCCTTTGCGTTAGTAGGGGGCAAAAATGTTGAGACAATGTTTAAACAATGCGTGAAATTTCAACCGCACTTTGCTGCATTAGATGATGAAAATGCAGCAAAGGTATTGCGAGAAAAATTAGCTTCACACCACATTAGAACGGAAGTCTTAGCGGGACAGAAAGCCATTTGTGAGTTGGCAGCACATCCAGATGGAGATCAAGTTATGGCAGCCATTGTTGGGGCGGCGGGATTACTACCGACTCTTTCAGCAGTAAAAGCAAGTAAGAAAGTCTTGCTTGCGAATAAAGAATCGTTGGTGACTTGTGGCCAGCTCTTTATTGATGCAGTGAAACAATCAAAAGCAAAATTATTGCCTGTTGATAGTGAGCATAACGCGATTTTTCAATCCTTACCGCCGGAGGCACAAGAAAAGGTTGGATTTTGTCCTTTGAAAGAATTAGGGGTCAGTAAAATTGTCTTAACTGGTTCTGGTGGACCTTTCCGTTATACGCCATTAAATGAGTTTGAGCATATAACTCCCGCACAAGCCGTTGCTCATCCAAACTGGTCAATGGGCAAAAAAATCTCTGTGGATTCTGCCACGATGATAAATAAAGGTTTAGAGTACATTGAAGCGCGCTGGTTATTTAATGCATCAGCAGATGAAATGGAAGTGATTATTCATCCTCAATCTATTATTCATTCAATGGTGCGTTATGTCGATGGCTCGGTCATTGCTCAAATGGGTAACCCGGATATGCGTACTCCCATTGCGGAAACCATGGCTTATCCAAATCGTACAGTCAGTGGTGTGGAACCATTAGACTTCTTTAAAATCAAAGAATTGACATTTATCGAACCTGATTTTAATCGTTATCCAAATTTAAAATTAGCGATTGATGCGTTTGCAGAAGGGCAGTATGCGACAACCGCAATGAATGCAGCAAATGAAATTGCCGTACAAGCCTTTTTAGATGGCTATATTAAATTTACGGATATTGCGAAAATTAACCAAGCATCGGTTGAGAAAATGCCATCTTCTATTATTTCAAGCATTGATGATGTATTAGCTGTAGATAAGCAAGCCCGTGAATTAGCCGATTCGCTGATTAAAAAGTTGATGTAG
- the uppS gene encoding polyprenyl diphosphate synthase, which translates to MKELDNNNIPEHVAIIMDGNGRWAKQQNKLRIFGHTNGVAAVRRAVSYARQTGVKFLTLYAFSSENWNRPEQEVSALMTLFMQALDREVKKLHKNNIRLKIIGEISRFSEKLQEKIAKAENLTENNTALTLNIAANYGGCWDIVQATQQLAEKVKNNEISVSDINESLFQQHLVTQDEPPVDLLIRTSGEQRISNFLLWQIAYAELCFLDVLWPDFSEKDFNQAIACYQQRHRRFGGTE; encoded by the coding sequence ATGAAAGAACTTGATAACAATAATATTCCCGAACATGTTGCTATTATTATGGATGGCAATGGGCGTTGGGCGAAACAACAAAATAAGCTGCGTATTTTTGGCCATACAAATGGTGTGGCGGCAGTGCGCCGTGCGGTGAGTTATGCACGACAAACTGGCGTTAAATTTTTGACGTTATATGCATTTAGCAGCGAAAACTGGAATCGCCCCGAGCAAGAAGTGAGTGCATTAATGACACTTTTTATGCAAGCACTTGATCGAGAAGTTAAAAAATTACACAAAAATAATATTCGTTTAAAGATCATCGGTGAGATTTCTCGTTTTAGTGAGAAATTGCAAGAGAAGATCGCAAAAGCAGAAAATTTAACGGAAAATAATACTGCACTGACTTTAAATATTGCGGCGAATTACGGTGGTTGTTGGGATATTGTTCAAGCGACTCAACAACTCGCTGAAAAAGTAAAAAATAATGAGATTTCGGTAAGTGATATTAATGAATCACTTTTCCAACAACATTTAGTGACACAAGATGAACCGCCGGTCGATTTACTAATTCGCACAAGCGGTGAGCAACGCATTAGTAATTTCTTGCTCTGGCAAATTGCATATGCGGAATTGTGTTTTTTAGATGTGCTTTGGCCAGATTTTAGTGAAAAAGATTTTAATCAGGCAATTGCCTGCTATCAACAACGTCATCGCCGTTTTGGCGGGACAGAATAA
- a CDS encoding phosphatidate cytidylyltransferase, with the protein MLKERVLSAIVLIALVLCALFLFTPFYFALALGFVATLGIWEWAQFARFKNPLARLCIAAFLGAFIFLWLYNEGNYLDAGRVFENYLPLLLLNSVGWWALALVLVVTYPSSAKFWGKNIPLQLLFAFSTLIPFVAAVLRLRLDNYTADPHHGLFLLLYVFVLVWAADSGAYFAGRAFGKHKLAPKVSPGKTWQGVFGGMITAAILAFVFIHFSGETLLGSRAMSGFIVLSVATVAISVLGDLAESMFKRESGIKDSSQLIPGHGGILDRIDSLTAAVPFFTYFYFFVL; encoded by the coding sequence ATGCTTAAAGAACGTGTATTATCAGCCATTGTGCTGATTGCTTTGGTATTATGTGCCTTGTTCTTATTTACCCCATTTTATTTTGCCCTAGCCTTAGGCTTTGTGGCGACGCTTGGTATTTGGGAGTGGGCTCAATTTGCTCGTTTTAAAAATCCTTTAGCTCGCCTTTGTATTGCGGCGTTTTTAGGCGCATTTATTTTCCTTTGGCTTTATAACGAAGGTAATTATTTAGATGCGGGTCGAGTATTTGAAAACTACTTACCGTTATTATTGCTAAACTCTGTTGGTTGGTGGGCACTTGCATTGGTGTTAGTGGTGACTTATCCAAGCTCAGCGAAGTTTTGGGGTAAAAATATTCCTTTACAACTCCTATTTGCGTTTTCTACGTTGATTCCTTTTGTGGCTGCTGTCTTACGCTTGCGTTTAGATAATTATACTGCTGATCCACATCATGGTTTGTTCTTATTGCTCTATGTATTTGTATTAGTATGGGCTGCTGACTCAGGTGCTTATTTTGCAGGACGAGCTTTTGGTAAGCATAAACTTGCACCGAAAGTATCACCGGGAAAAACATGGCAAGGCGTATTTGGTGGCATGATCACTGCGGCGATATTGGCATTTGTATTTATTCATTTCTCAGGTGAAACCTTATTAGGTAGCCGTGCAATGAGTGGTTTTATTGTGCTTTCAGTGGCAACTGTGGCTATTTCTGTATTGGGTGACTTAGCCGAAAGTATGTTTAAACGTGAATCAGGCATCAAAGACAGTAGTCAATTAATTCCAGGCCATGGTGGTATTTTAGATCGTATTGATAGCTTAACGGCGGCAGTACCATTCTTCACATACTTCTATTTCTTTGTGTTATAG